In Pseudoalteromonas piratica, the following proteins share a genomic window:
- the astA gene encoding arginine N-succinyltransferase, with protein MLVLRPIKTDDFAALKEVAKASGHGFTSLPVCDDLLERKIARAVDSFNKQVESPQDEGYLFVLEDTQSKEIVGTTAIEAAVGLDVPLYHYHMGKTVHHSSTLGVYNTVDILSMCNDYTGATEICTLFLKESHRSGLAGRFLSRIRFLFMAQHQQRFSNRVIAEMRGVSDSHGHSPFWQWLQEHFFTIDFPTADHLIGTGNKVFISELMPKYPIYANLLSEDAQKVIGKVHDKTKPALRLLEKEGFEFRGYVDLFDAGPTVEAQLDNIKSVRDSRLLTVEIGDQQSVDTFAISNLEVNEFKAVFSCNIAINESSDTAIISQEIATAIGVSAGQSIRVLKLS; from the coding sequence ATGTTAGTATTAAGACCAATTAAAACAGATGACTTTGCTGCTTTGAAAGAAGTAGCAAAGGCTTCTGGCCATGGCTTTACTTCATTGCCTGTTTGCGACGATTTACTCGAACGTAAAATTGCACGCGCGGTAGATAGCTTCAACAAACAAGTAGAGTCACCACAAGATGAAGGTTACCTATTTGTTTTAGAAGATACCCAAAGCAAAGAAATTGTTGGTACCACTGCAATTGAAGCGGCAGTAGGCTTAGACGTGCCACTTTACCATTACCATATGGGTAAAACAGTGCATCACTCTAGCACATTAGGCGTTTACAATACGGTTGATATTCTAAGTATGTGTAACGACTATACAGGTGCTACTGAAATATGTACCTTATTCTTAAAAGAATCTCATCGTAGTGGCTTAGCAGGACGCTTTCTTTCCCGAATTCGTTTTTTGTTTATGGCACAACATCAACAACGTTTTTCAAACCGTGTTATCGCTGAAATGCGAGGTGTCTCAGATTCTCATGGCCATTCGCCATTTTGGCAGTGGTTACAAGAACACTTTTTTACAATCGACTTCCCAACAGCCGACCATTTAATTGGCACAGGTAACAAGGTCTTTATCTCTGAGTTGATGCCTAAATACCCAATCTACGCTAATTTACTGAGCGAGGATGCACAAAAGGTTATTGGTAAAGTGCACGATAAAACAAAACCTGCACTTAGATTGTTAGAAAAGGAAGGATTTGAATTCCGCGGTTATGTTGACCTTTTTGATGCCGGGCCAACCGTTGAAGCGCAACTCGATAACATTAAAAGCGTTAGAGACAGTCGCTTACTTACAGTAGAGATTGGTGACCAACAAAGTGTTGACACTTTTGCAATTTCAAACTTAGAAGTAAATGAATTCAAGGCAGTATTCAGTTGTAATATTGCGATTAATGAAAGCTCAGATACGGCAATTATTTCACAAGAGATTGCCACTGCAATCGGTGTATCCGCTGGGCAGTCAATTAGAGTTTTAAAATTAAGTTAG
- a CDS encoding DUF1338 domain-containing protein encodes MHNNVDTLFDHLWNSYLEVTPSAVKIHKLLGDTQQSDVINDHIALRTFNIEKVGLEKLAQHFLAVGYTECGEYHFEAKKLYAKHFEHSDPTKPKVFISELLVEKFSPELQKTIHELVEQIDDAAVTAENFLYSGTHWQIDSDTYQQLLAESEYAAWTAAWGYRANHFTVSINHLANFDTIEAVNTTLKEAGFELNSSGGEIKGSPEVLLEQSSTLADKAEVTFSDGVKAIPSCFYEFALRYLKPDGEIYTGFVAASADKIFESTNAR; translated from the coding sequence ATGCACAACAATGTAGACACATTATTCGACCATTTATGGAATAGTTACTTAGAGGTAACCCCATCAGCTGTAAAAATCCATAAATTACTTGGTGACACACAGCAAAGTGATGTAATTAATGACCATATTGCGTTAAGAACATTTAACATTGAGAAAGTTGGTCTAGAAAAATTAGCGCAACACTTTTTGGCTGTTGGTTACACAGAATGTGGTGAGTACCACTTCGAAGCTAAAAAACTATATGCAAAACACTTTGAACACAGCGATCCAACAAAGCCAAAGGTATTTATTTCTGAATTACTTGTTGAAAAGTTTTCACCGGAATTACAAAAAACAATTCACGAGCTTGTAGAACAAATTGATGATGCCGCAGTAACAGCAGAAAACTTCTTATACTCAGGTACACATTGGCAAATTGATTCGGATACTTACCAGCAATTACTTGCTGAGTCAGAATACGCTGCGTGGACAGCAGCATGGGGTTACCGTGCAAATCACTTTACAGTTAGCATTAATCATTTAGCTAACTTTGATACTATTGAAGCAGTAAACACAACATTAAAAGAAGCTGGTTTTGAATTAAACAGCTCTGGCGGTGAAATTAAAGGTTCACCAGAAGTATTGCTTGAGCAATCATCAACACTTGCGGATAAAGCTGAAGTGACATTCAGCGACGGTGTTAAAGCTATTCCTAGTTGTTTCTATGAATTTGCATTGCGTTATCTTAAGCCAGATGGCGAAATCTATACAGGTTTTGTTGCAGCATCGGCAGACAAGATATTTGAAAGTACCAACGCGCGTTAA
- a CDS encoding substrate-binding periplasmic protein: MKYTFLLLFFISTQLSAKIKKVDIYTYHDMPPYVINLQKETGLYFDFVKLLNQMNSGYSFNLIFIPRKRLDYRLAQNKLDGIVIGVNPKWFKDANQTRYFWSASIMQDKDVFVSLSAKPVKVSKFSDLTDLRVGGIRGFRYIGIDELVAQHKLNRVDTQTETQLFDMLTKERVDTAILSIYTFYYLSKNRASDYYIAEQQHDNFSRHFMLPKQNNEALYTSLNRMIESEDFMKNWNKMLLSYTMPIR; encoded by the coding sequence ATGAAATATACCTTCTTATTGCTGTTTTTTATATCCACCCAATTAAGCGCTAAAATCAAAAAAGTGGATATCTACACTTATCATGATATGCCACCTTATGTAATTAATTTACAAAAAGAAACAGGCCTTTATTTTGATTTTGTAAAACTATTAAATCAAATGAACTCAGGTTATTCGTTTAACTTAATCTTCATTCCTCGTAAACGCTTAGATTACCGATTAGCACAAAATAAACTAGATGGCATTGTCATTGGTGTTAACCCAAAATGGTTTAAAGATGCTAATCAAACACGCTACTTCTGGTCCGCTTCTATCATGCAAGATAAGGATGTATTTGTTAGTTTAAGCGCTAAACCTGTTAAGGTTTCAAAATTTAGCGACTTGACAGATTTACGTGTTGGTGGGATCCGTGGCTTTCGCTATATAGGTATTGATGAGTTAGTAGCACAACACAAACTGAACCGTGTTGATACGCAGACTGAAACTCAACTATTTGATATGTTGACAAAAGAACGTGTTGATACGGCTATTTTGAGTATCTATACATTTTATTATCTGAGTAAGAACAGGGCATCTGATTACTATATCGCTGAGCAGCAACACGATAACTTTTCACGCCACTTTATGTTGCCAAAACAGAATAATGAAGCGCTCTACACTAGTTTAAATCGCATGATTGAAAGTGAAGACTTCATGAAAAACTGGAATAAAATGTTACTTAGCTATACTATGCCAATTCGCTAA